The sequence ACTTTATTCCCCCCTACACACACCCCCAGGCCCCAGGTCTGAGCGGCATCTCAACTGGGTGCCCGGGCCTCACTGGAGTTGAGCCTCCGCAGCTGGCTGAGGCTGGCGAGCCGGAGTTTGAGTAGCATCTCCTCCTGTGTATGCAGTGTGTGCGCCAGCATACGTAGGGATTCACTCTGCAGCACTGTGGACAGGCAGATAGGAGTAGGGGATTATCAGACCTCATGCCCCCCCACAACTCCTCACCCACTCAGCCTGGTGCCAGAGGGTGCTCAGACCCCCTACCCGACCCTTCACTGCCTCAACCTCTGCAGTTGCTCCCCCCTACCATGCAGAAAGGCCTTCCCTTTCTACTTCCTTGCCTTCAGTTCCTGCTGCCTTCCTGCACTGTCCTTACCGCTCAGGTAGACAGCCAGGACAGCAAGCGCCAGGCAGGTGAGCACCAGCAgtgccagcagcagcaggaagcccCCACGGCAGTGCACAGGGCTGCAGCTGGCCTGGGCACACAGCGATGGTGGCAAGATGCTCAGCAGCTCATCCCATGGCTGTGCCTCCTCAGCTAGGTAGGGGCGCAGCGAACCTGTGGGGCAAACGGGGCATCAGGAGGGTGACGGATGTGCCtgctttcctcccctctcccagtgCCTCCACCCTGCACCTCTGCCCCGCCTCACCTCCACTATGTAGGTCGCTGATGGACTCCACGCGGTGCAGGCACACCTCCTGCACATGATTGGAGGCCAGTGGTGCCCTGCTCCTGGAGCTCATCGTTGGTGCCATAGTGTCTGCAAGGGCAGCATGGAGCTGATTCAGCCAGCGGGtcaccctctcccttctcctagGTGGCTTCCAGCAATAGCAGGGACTCAGAAGATGGGGACAGGACAGAGGGGCATTTGGCTCCTAATCCCCTAAAACTAACTCAGGAATGACCCTTGATTTGGAGCCAGGACAACCCCAGAACCCCATAGGCCTGTTCCATCCTCAGCAGCTGGAGGTGTACCTGACTTGCTCATGTTGTTTCCTTCCAAGCACCTCAAGCACTGTCTGGCATTCCTCTGCCTGCTCACTTCTAGAGAAGAGTTTATCAGCCTTGCAGGACAAAACCCGCAGTGCATGAAATTCATTCCTGCCTCTTCTGTCAGTCTTCCCTGCAGACCCTGTGAGTTAGCCATCAAGCCAGACACAGTGCCTGGTGCCTTCTGG is a genomic window of Equus asinus isolate D_3611 breed Donkey chromosome 21, EquAss-T2T_v2, whole genome shotgun sequence containing:
- the LSMEM2 gene encoding leucine-rich single-pass membrane protein 2 isoform X1, with protein sequence MPEETREDTMAPTMSSRSRAPLASNHVQEVCLHRVESISDLHSGGSLRPYLAEEAQPWDELLSILPPSLCAQASCSPVHCRGGFLLLLALLVLTCLALAVLAVYLSGKDSAGRQQELKCCRVNPYVCWRTHCIHRRRCYSNSGSPASASCGGSTPVRPGHPVEMPLRPGAWGCV
- the LSMEM2 gene encoding leucine-rich single-pass membrane protein 2 isoform X2, with the protein product MPEETREDTMAPTMSSRSRAPLASNHVQEVCLHRVESISDLHSGGSLRPYLAEEAQPWDELLSILPPSLCAQASCSPVHCRGGFLLLLALLVLTCLALAVLAVYLSVLQSESLRMLAHTLHTQEEMLLKLRLASLSQLRRLNSSEARAPS